In the genome of Armatimonadota bacterium, the window CGGTGCCGATGGCCGGATCCGCTTGAAACTTGGCCAAGTCGTACAACCGTTGAGATCGCTCGACCGAGGCCTGCGCAACCCTCAGCAATTCCTTGCGACGGGTAACGTCGTAGTAGGCGCGAATAGTGAGGAAGATCAGTTGCTTGGTGGCGAAGCGTTGAGCTTCAATGCTCGAACTAAGCGACGTTCTCGCCTGCTGATAGCTCAGGTTTCTCTGACCCGTGTCAAGCGCAAGCCAATCGGCCGATACGTCGAAAACGCGAGAATCGCCCGAAGTCGTCTGACCGTTTGCGCGGGTGGCAAAGGTCTGATATCGATAGTTGGGCGAGACCGTTGGAAAGTACTGCGACTTTGCGCCATCGGTTCTTGCGCGCGCGGCTTCTGTGTTCAACCGCGAGGCGATCAGATCGCCGTTATGTTCCAGCGCCAGCCTAACCGCTTGGTTCAATGTGAGTTGTTCCTGACTGATTATTTGCCCTGCCAACAGCGCTAGGGCGATGGTCGCAATCCAGCGATAGCTCATGCTCCTCCTCGATCTTCCGTGAAAAAAGGGCGCGCAATCCGCTAAATCAGCCATTTTGCGTGCCAATTGAACTACGAGATGCCCAGCCCTCGGTTCCAATGCTCAGCCTATCCGAACGCCGTTGATGGTCAGCCGAAACTGGCATCCAAGCAGTTCGGCAGCGTTGCGGCACATCACCATTCGAGAGAGAAAGATCTCGAAGTAGTGCATCACAGTCGCCACGCTAGTGTCGATGGTCAAGGTCAGGTTTATACACTCCTCTTTGGGCAGGCATCGGAGCTGGGCGCGGCGCACAGCGCTGTTGACCCGATCGTGAATGTCGTATGCCTCCGGATCGGGATTGCGAACGCGACTGTAGTGCACATCCGACTTGTCGGCCAAAATGACGGCTGCAGAGGCATAGCTGACCGGCGTGCCGCTCACTTCCTCGTGATTGCCGATCGCGCCCAAAATCAAAGCAATCTCTTCCGCATCCATGCCCATCTCCGTCAAAATGCGAAAGGCCATCAGAGCGCCGCTCTGACCATGCCCGTGCCGGTTGACCACATTGCCCATGTCGTGCATAAAGCCTGCAATGGCAGCCAGTTCGCTCTCGCGGGGAGAGTAGTCGAGCTTCAAGCAGATCATCCGTGCGACGTTGGCCACAATCCCGGCATGGCGCAGCCCGTGCTCCGTATAGCCCATCCGGTCTAGAAAGCGGTTCGCGCTCTCTATGTAGGCCCGAACATCGGGGTTATGGCGAACATCCGCGAGCGAAATGGTCGACATCTCGCGTAGAGTTTACTCAACCGCGATGCCTGGCGAGATCAGCCTTGAGGTTCTGAGTCGGTCGCTCGGAGAGAGGCCGAGACGTCGCCATGAACCGTGGAGAGCCTCAAGGAGCCTGTGCCGTTGCCGCAGATAGCCGTGAATCGCTGACGCTGTCGGTCGGCTTCGCGCACGGGCAGGCCGCATTCCAAATCGCCCATCACCGTCGTCAGGCTGACCTGGCAATCGCCGCCGTCGGGCATCTGAAAAGCCACATCGCCCGAAACCGAACTCCCGACTAGCGAACCGTGCAACGATTCGCTCAAGTCGATCGATACGTCTCCGCTGATCGTCTCGACGGTAACGTCCTGGCTGGCTGCCTTGTCTAAATCGATGTCGCCCTTGGCCGAACGCGCCGTCAAACGTTGAGCGCGAACCAACTTGACCGAGATGTCGCCGTTCTGCGAATCGAGCGCCGCCTCGCTTCCTTCAAAGTCGTTCATCGAGATGTCGCCATGGGCGGTGTTCAAAGCCAACGAACCGCGCGCGCCTTCGACCTGGATGTCGCCGCTGCCGGCGTTGACTCTGGTCGAAGCCCCAGTCTTGACGATCTTGACATCGCCTTTGCCGGTCTTCGCTTCAACGCTCACGCCGGTCGGAACCTCGATCTTTAGGTCGATCGTGGCCGAGGTGTGCGGATCGGAGCTCGGCGGCCGGATCACGACCGCCTCCTCAGATTGTTCGACCATGAGAGTCCAGCCCTGGGCCATTTCTTGCGCGATTTTGTCTGTCGGCGCGCGCAAGGTCGCCTCAGCTTCGACCCGTCCCCCGTCGAAACCGCCCGTGATTTCCACGTCGCCAGCAGGAATCTCAACCCTCATGGTCTGGCCAGGCGAAACTTGGAAAGAGATCTCGCGCTTGGCCGAGGCATGCGGTCCCCACCGAAAGCCCTTTGGCCAATCGCCCTTTTCAATCTCGTCCAATGCTCGCTTGACTTCTTGCGAAACTCGTTGCGTATGGCCCTTGATGGTCTCTTGAAGACCTTGCCAATCGATCCCCTTGAACGCTTCGCCGAGCGACTTGCTCACGCGGTCGAACACGTTCTCGTCGCCTTCTTCAGCCTTGGGCCCATCGGCAGTCGCCTGTTCGGTCGTGCGCTCCTCGGCCGCTTCGCCTTGAAAGGCGCTTTCCGGATACTCGAGCGCCTCCAGCAAACTGGCCGCTTCTTCTGGGCGCAATCGCCCTTGTTCGACCAATCGAAGGATCCTGATCTTTTCCTCTCTCATTGTTCGGTGCTTCTCCTATCGAGCGCCTTGCAGTTCCTGGCGAGCCTCGTCTGCGGTAATCTCGCCGGCTTCCAGCCTTTCTAAAACTCTTCGCTGCTTCTCGGCAATCTCTTCTCGGCGGTCGGGAGCGCCCCCATAGCCGAGAGCATTGAGCAGGGCATCGAGCCTCGACCGGACAGTAGGATAACTGATGCCCAATTCGCGCTCCATGCTGCTGAGCACGCCTCGGCAGCGTAGAAAGGTCTCGAGAAACTTCATCTGGTCTGCGTCTAAGCCGCTGATCGGACTTTGGCTAAAGACACCGTGAATCTCGCTGCCGCAAGAAGAGCAGGCGACCACCTTCACATGAGTGGCGCCGCCGCAGACCGGGCATTGATTAGGCGCTTGGCGTTCCATCTTCACCTCAACATTGAGAGTTTAGCACATCCAAATGAAGATTGTCAACCCCTGGGCCAAAAATCTTTAGGATTGCTAATGTCTACTGAGGATTCTTGCGAGCCTCTTCGGTTACGATGACCACGTTGAGCTTCTTTAGAAAGCCGGTCTTTGCCTCTTCGGCCAGGATCATCGCGGCATCGGCGCTAGAGATGATGACTTCGGTGCTGGCCGCGTCTCGGCGCTGCGCGCCGATAGCCTTGACGACGAGAGGGTTGGCGCCCGATCTCGAGTGTTTGATGCCGTCCTCGAGGGTTACGGTGTAAACTGCCATCCCGTACTCGATCACTCGGTCAGGATCGATATTGCCAGAACCATAGATGACCGCTTTGTCCGGCGTCATGACTTTGGGCAGCATGCTTGGGGATATCTTGAGCCCGCTGGCGTCGACGACTAGGCCGGTGTAGTTGCCTTGGATTTCTATTCTTTCCGGCGCAGGCACATCAGGGTCGCGCAGGTCGATTCGCGGCTCGTTGGCAGCCCGGACAATGGTCGAGAGCGAGCCGGAGGGAAAGATCAGCGCCATTAGACCCTTAGCCCCATAGAGCGGGACGGAAACTTCGACTTCGACCGCAGGATGCCCTTTTAGAACGATCTCGCGCTCGCCGATGATGAGAGCTGTCCTCAGGGCGGCCAGCAGCTTTGTCCTGACCTCTGGGTTCTTAAGAGTCAACTGTTCGCTGGTGAATTTGGCGTCGACCTGAATCTGATCGACGAGAGCGATCAGATTGACTCTGGCATCCACCAGGGCGTAATTCTTCGCGTCCGCATACGCCTTTGCTCGATTGGTTTCGGCGTCAGAAATGTAGCCGACGCCCTTTGCTCTGGCTATCCCGGCAGTCCAATTGACGATAGCGAATTGCGCCTGTTTAGACAGGCTCGCGAGCGGCTGCGAGAAGCCTGCAGCGATTATCAAGGCAAGCGATATTGAAAGTCCAAGTTTCATCTGAGTCTTTTGTGCCACTGTGCGCAATGTCCGCGGCAAGCAATAGCGCCGTTCAAAAGAATATACGCCGCAAATGAGCCAGAATCCTTCGTTAGCCGGACTTTTTCGAGGCCAA includes:
- a CDS encoding HD domain-containing protein, translating into MSTISLADVRHNPDVRAYIESANRFLDRMGYTEHGLRHAGIVANVARMICLKLDYSPRESELAAIAGFMHDMGNVVNRHGHGQSGALMAFRILTEMGMDAEEIALILGAIGNHEEVSGTPVSYASAAVILADKSDVHYSRVRNPDPEAYDIHDRVNSAVRRAQLRCLPKEECINLTLTIDTSVATVMHYFEIFLSRMVMCRNAAELLGCQFRLTINGVRIG
- a CDS encoding DUF4097 family beta strand repeat protein, with the translated sequence MREEKIRILRLVEQGRLRPEEAASLLEALEYPESAFQGEAAEERTTEQATADGPKAEEGDENVFDRVSKSLGEAFKGIDWQGLQETIKGHTQRVSQEVKRALDEIEKGDWPKGFRWGPHASAKREISFQVSPGQTMRVEIPAGDVEITGGFDGGRVEAEATLRAPTDKIAQEMAQGWTLMVEQSEEAVVIRPPSSDPHTSATIDLKIEVPTGVSVEAKTGKGDVKIVKTGASTRVNAGSGDIQVEGARGSLALNTAHGDISMNDFEGSEAALDSQNGDISVKLVRAQRLTARSAKGDIDLDKAASQDVTVETISGDVSIDLSESLHGSLVGSSVSGDVAFQMPDGGDCQVSLTTVMGDLECGLPVREADRQRQRFTAICGNGTGSLRLSTVHGDVSASLRATDSEPQG
- a CDS encoding DUF2089 domain-containing protein gives rise to the protein MERQAPNQCPVCGGATHVKVVACSSCGSEIHGVFSQSPISGLDADQMKFLETFLRCRGVLSSMERELGISYPTVRSRLDALLNALGYGGAPDRREEIAEKQRRVLERLEAGEITADEARQELQGAR